Below is a window of Nicotiana tabacum cultivar K326 chromosome 19, ASM71507v2, whole genome shotgun sequence DNA.
CAAGAATAGAGATGGGTTTGGCTCTAAAAAAACATGTTAAGAAATGGATCTTAGGCCTAACTTAACCACAAAACTAGCTCATGAAGTAAGGATTGTCAAATCCATATAAGGAGACAATAATCCATATCCTCAACCATTGTGGTACTCGAACACACAAAGcagcatatttttattttttcagccctacctttttttttctctcttttaaaTTGCATAAGGGTAGTATAACTACTTTTAGCTTCTCTAAGTTGTTCAAACATATCTTTGAGGCTATTGTTTAGTCAATGATGAACTAAGCTCTTACCTTGATTTCCCAAGAACTTATTAATATTCCTGACTGAGAACATATCTTCGGTATACTGGATAAACTACAGAAATATTTTCTTGAGTGTGAATTTTCTATGAATACCCTGAATAGTGAAGAGTATAGACAACCCCAACTACTGGGATTAAAGTATAGTTGACTGACATGAATTTTGTTATGCTAAAAGGATACAGAGAATAAGAAGGAAAATGAAAGAGAGCCTTGTACCCGTCGTAGCCATTTGGTAAATCATATCCTGCTGTTTTGCCTGCCTCACCAAATGCATCCCTCCAAGATTGCACCTTCTCCAAATCATCTCTAAAATTTTCCTCATGTCTAGCAAATGATTCAGCAAAAGTTCCACTTTGCTTACTCACATCCGATGGATCTACGTCATAGAATATGGGTATCACAGTTTGTCCTAATTCTTTCTTGCATTTCATGATCTTTACAAGTTCATCCAAGCACCAAGTGGAGGATGCATAGTTCTTAGAAAATACAACAATAGCAAATCTTGATTGTTCAATAGCTTTCACAAGTTCAGGTGAAATGGACTTTCCTCTCTCTAACCTTACATCATCTTTGAAAGTGTGAACCCCTTTGTGTTTTAGAGCATAGTAGAGATGACCCACAAAAGTTTTACGAGTATCTTTACCTCTAAAACTCAAGAAAACATCATTCTTCCAATTTTGAGTGGGTGAAGAAGTAGAAGCCATTGTAGATGAATGTGAAAGAAGTTTGCAGATGTAGGAAAGTTGTGTTCAGTTGCAATTTAAGGCACTATCTTCTTTATTACTGTCATAAGTCTTTGGTTGACTTATCACACGGTTTAACAAAGACTTGCTCACCATTCCAGTAATTCTTTAATTGACGAAAATGTATCTGCTCCTTCCTTTATGTATACTTTATTCGTTGTCAGTTCTTGGTAAATTCTACCAAAGTAACTTGAAACCACATTGTTCACATCTGTCAATGACAATATTCAATTCAATCCATCACACAAATTTTTCCTCCCGTACAAATTTGATTGGacacaaaattttaaaaagaattaaacaCTTTTAAAACTGATGGTCTAAAATAATTCATACGCATTTGTGTGGCCCTGTATATCTCGTAAAATAAGAACTTCAAAATAAAATTATCTTTAAATATAGAAAGTGTGCATTGAAACAAAATGAGAAATATAAAACAAGGGGAAAGTACAGAGTTTGCGTCTAATTTTGTTCTGAAACTGACTTTAAGAGCGTGGTCTCgcaatttaagttatatacacggTAATGATTTCAATTACGTTATAGCAAATTACTTATCATTTATTCTAATTACTGCTATTAAATAGACTATCTTCAATTACCTGATTGTGTAAATACTCGGTGCATAGAACCTAATTTCTTTTTTAACTTCTTGTAGACCATTCAAGCTGAAGATAGTGAAGTTGGTGAAGCCCACCGGAGACTCGACGGAATTTCGCCGGAGAAGTGATTGTAAGAGAGATTGAGCTCAAACAGGTTCGAGATGTTTCTCTGTACGCCGCCGTAGAACAAATTTGCCGGTGATTTGTCCATATAGCTGGATGCCGGAACCATAAAAGATTTGTCAAGTTCGAGATTTCCGGCTGAATTTAGCCGGAAAATCCACCTTTCTTTCAATCTCATTTCTTTCTTAAGGTTTCACTCTGTCAATTATCAAATTCCAACCAAATAAACTCTGAATCgataatttaggatttgaaaTTTGGAACATTTGTTCCATTATATTAGTGAAATTATTTACCGGTAGGTAATTTTGATCCCTGAATTATATGCGTTATTTTTGTTCCATTATATTAGTGAAATTATTTACCAGTAGGTAATTTTGATTCCTGAATTATATgcgttattttattttttgtgctTCTGTTATTTATCGTATGACACTTAAccttaaattaaattaaattaaattttttaaccCGGATAATAGATACTATTATGTCACAGTTATAACAATTAACAAGTAACAATACTTCTTTTGTGAGGTTTGAAAGAGAGATTAAGCATAATATTTGGCATGTAAGTCTTCTTTGTCTCTTTTTTATAGAGTTAGAGACGATAAAAgagatattaaaaaaaaaatctttataaACATAAAACCAGTGAGACGTTTAAATATATCTTATGATGTTTGAAAGAACACATAACCTTTACTCTTTAGAGATGAAAAAGGAgtcttttaaataattttctcCACTTACCACAGATGACGAAAGGACCGAATATTCCCTATCGAATTTCTTTATTGCCCTGCAAATGGTGTTCTTTTTAATGGTTAGCAAAATAGTAAGATCGACTCTTATTGCCCatttggtcaaacttttgaaatcgttttattttaagaaaactttTTTGTAAAAAGACATTTTTAGAGAAGTGTTTTAGATAGGTACGTAATAATTAGTGTTTGACTGAATCATTTGAGATGTGTTTCTTTATCAGTTTTAGAAACAGTTCTAGTTGACCAATTATCCAAAAAAGTACATTTTAGAGTCAATTACAGAAACATGATACGTAAACTCAGTTTCATATAAgcattatttaaataaataaatgcttTTAAATACCTATTATGAAAGACTTTTATTATGTTTTCCAATTTTCTTTCAATAAAGAGTACTATTAAAAGTAAGAGTGCACCATTAGCCACTTTTAAGCATgtgtaaaatatatttacaatTTTCAATGTATTCACAGATGAAGCAAGTCACCCAAACTTCAAGATTAAATATCTTGAATTTTTGAATTGCTAGTTTGGAATTCACAACTTAGTATCTAAAATATCTGAGCTCTAATTAGAAATTCAAGATCAAGTCTCCTGAATTTCTGAACTGTTAATTTAAACACAAAACTTATACTCAACTCCCTTTCTCATCTCTTAAGATCCATGCTTTTCCCTCTTTATCACATACCTCGATCGCAGAATTAAATCAGCAGACACTAGAAAAGTCATCCCGGATCCCTAATGAGGCCAAATGTAGATAGCAAACAATTCAACTGTAAAACAAAGGATTAGAACTTGACCAAGAAAAAATTCTTGACCAAGTGGTTGACCCAATTTTCCAGCAGTCAGTCCCTCTGGGTTAACGTACGCAAAAGAAGCATACACAGCACACATTGTTCCCCACTCGCGAAGCTCAAGCAAAACATACTACAATTCCATATCAATAACAGTAACTAGGTTATGATTAAAAGAACAGCAAACAAGATAAAAGCAACGAAGTCATGAGAAAGCAGCACATTAAAGATCTAACTACAAGCCTCAAAAACCAAGAGACGCCGAATGGCAAAAACACCTATCTAGTATTTTCACAAACCCAGATAAAAACAGATAACAGCCAAAAAGAGAATACCCCCTAATAGTAAATACTGCAAAGCTCATGGACCTGATCTACGCAATTCTTCTGCTCCATGTGCAAAGTGGCACCTTTCTCCAAAAGTGCACAACCCTTTAGCAAAGTTCTCACAAATTTTTGTTTTAAAGTTGCTTGTTGCAGTGGAGCTGGGATTCTTCATCATGGGTGCCGCAGATTTTGCTGTAACGCTCTGAATAAGCTCACGAACCATTTGACTGGCTTGTCCAATCTGATCAATTGTACCTTCAAGTTCTATATTCCTCAAGTTAGGATCCGACTCATGATCCCTAATGGAAAATTTGACTCCAGTCACACGGCTTATTTGCTTTGAGTTGACACCACCCTTTCCAATAATAGGTCCGGCAAGAGAGGCATCTACACTGATCTTAGCAGTCGCAGAAGACCCAAAGCTGGCAGCTGCTCCAAAGCCTGCAGGAGTAGTCTCTGGTCGACTACCATACCTTCCATGAGTCTGGAACATACCACGGGACTCCTCATGCAATGGAGCCATTGGCTTGCCGAGCTCCCACTCACCATGGGCAAAATTACATTTGTCACCAAATTTGCAACCTTCAGCAGTGTTGAATTTGTTGCAGAGACGAGTCTTAACAGCTGGAGGAGATGATCCATCAGGGAAAGACGGTGCTATTGAATTTCTAGAAGCTGCTGGAAGAGCTGGGTTGCTGCCAAGCATTTGAGTTACAGCTTTAAGGCCTCCAGGTACATAATGCAAGAAGTGGCATCCTTCCCCAAATGGGCATCCCGAAGTACTGCAGAAGATCAAATTAATACATTAATTCAattatacaacaacaacccagtaaaatcccactaatggggtctggggagggtagtgtgtacgcaaaccttacccctaccccgaaggagtagagaagctgtttccgaaagaccctcggctcaaaaaacaaaaaaaggacaAAAGGGCAAAAAGGGAGACAATAAAGTTGGAAAAAACAAAGTTGCCATCATGAACCATTAGAGTCAAGCTTATCAGCAAGAAGATCAATAACAGCGAGAGCCAAGTCATACAGCATCTCCCAGTTTATTCACATATCTTAAATAGGGCTCGATTTATTAATTTCTTGATTAAGGCGTTTGTCAAGCAAAAACACTCTACAAAACCTCTTTGCTATCATAAAGGAACATGATATCCAACAACTAAAATCTCTAAAATTCAAACTCCGATACATTAAGAAACACAAAGAACAACACATTGCCGGACTCGTCTACGATGTTAACGGCACATTATTACTCATATTACGAGTCCCTAGAACTCTTTTGCATGTCAATTTTTGAAATTGTCCAATGCTTGCTTATCAACAGGAAAGAATGTTGATAGGAATCAAAAACAGGGTAATTTCACATGAACCAAAAAGTGATCAAGCAGGTCTTTTTACTAGGCAAGCAAAGTAACATACACACATATTTCTTGAAATCCACACATTGCATATTCACTTATGCACAAGATTTTGACAAGAATTacaaaatactaaaattaactGAGCACAAATCTTCTAGCAATTTGCCCAGCAATATCTCCAAAAAGATGATATCTCAAAATATCACTAATCACTTTCTCATGACATCATTTAAGGACCGGTCAAACTTTAGCCTATTAAAACTATTTTACAGCTTGGGGCATCAGGGAGGCAGTGGAAGGTCGGAACAGTTGGAAAGTTGACATAGCCATCAAGAAAATCTCGAAGATGATCCCAACAAGCATTTTTTGGTGGCTTTGGCAAGAAAGAAATCGCATATGGTTTGATGGCATTTCAGCTCCAAATGCCCTGGGCACCTATTTAGTTGGAGCTCTCTATCCCCTGTAAATAATGTAGTTCCCCTCCTAGACTTCATTGGCTCGCATACTCTAGCTTAGCCCAGTTATGTGGTTAGCTCCCCGAGCAGATAAAGTTTTTGATCGTAATGGAGCTAACTAATCTTTTTTGTAGCTTTGCATCTTCATGATGGCTGCAATGAAGAATCTTATTTCATCACTCTTATTTTACAGCTTATAGGATGAAGAAGGGACAATTCTCATTTCTAAATGCTCGAAAAACTAGGCTAAACCTAATATAAATTACCATAACTGATGGTAAGCTAGAAACCCGTGTTTTAGTCAtagtttgcactctaattactgcattttacttgtgGTTGAGCTTAAATAATGGTGATTTGcgcttattatgtgttttatgccttgaagGAAATAATTCCGAGCTATTAAGATAATTTGAAGCAATAttgaacaagttggagctttgaagtccgagtaaaagcccaagaaattaagctatgatcacgttcgggggtcgaggaccaagtctgaatgtcaaaaaatgagaaaaaagataacTCTAAGAAAAATGCACTACATGCAGAGTGTAAAAATCAGCCCTCTAAAGTTCTCCACTTGCGCGCGCATTGGGCATCGCGCCCTGCGTCGCGCATGTGTATTTTTGTCCGAGTACTTTCTCGTTTCAGCTTGGAAAGGGTAGTTCCGTTCGGACCCATTCCTACATGGTATGAATACATCAAAAATACAATTTTGAGAGGACTTTTGACCTACGGGAGATTGAAAGAGTATTGGAGACTCAAAGCGCAAGGATTCATCATTCTTTCCTCAACTCaacacccgagtttggattgaattcatgttttcttattcttcaactttatttgtgatgaatttctccatgattatggagtagtttaccttaggaTTTGATGGATATggtgttttgattgatatttgtggattttaactctagttctttgcatgaattcgtttatggagctttgaattgaTTGCAACTTTGTTCAccagtttatttaatcgaaagaggaatattttggtgataatctttgcattattttgtttggtttaattgagtgattcttttaagtaatccaaagagcttgttgaattgttgattaaatcaagttaggagaatattcgagagacgttttcctaaaGACTAATCCATTAACGCGTGCTTGCATATTTTCAGAGTGCTTTATATTAGTTCACCTCatagagttaagatttaatcaAGAGAGGGGTCTTGGCTACACGTTTGAATTAATCATTAAGTGAATTTGTAAGAACATTAGAGTGAATTAAagtagagttagatcccgaacagccatcttgcacctatcctgtcaCGGCCCTTATTTCTCCCATTGATTACTTCGGTGTTGCTCAACTCTTGTCTTTATGCAATAAAATGCTAATTGCTTCAGTTTTcgtagttaattttagttattaatcatccCAAGTCCCAACCACAGTGTTAATCATCCTGAATAGCGTTAAGCTAGAAATTACTTGAACACTAGTTAAATACAATCCTtccctgtggagacgataattaaacaTTACTATAtttggctagcgagcatcaatttcgtgttgtgttttgcgctcgtcaataaCCCAAACAAAAAAAGTGGGGACAAAGAGTTTTTGTTTCCTTTGGAAACTTCTCTCAAATGGATAAGGACTTTTTCTTTTCATAAACGTTAAAACagacttaaaaaaaaaaattgataaggTAAAGAATTATATTAATGTCTAGTCCTCGACGAAACCCCGTATACAAaaagtataccaaaaagtagagaaacCTACACCAAATCTCGGTCTTCAGCATCAAATCGTGCCTGCAGTTCGAGTGCTCAAcggtttcaacatggcaagtgaaaccaccaaaggggaaatcATATTGCTAGTGAACGTGGCTACGTTGTCCTATatagtgttatcaaaggcgaaaagcgcaaaaaagctctaatgcctgttggggctttaagcgcaaagcgcaaataaagcgtgggctttaatgGAAAATGGCAAAatggagaaaaagtaaaaatatgtatatgtagtGCAAGACAAATAATTATAAACataaataacaaatatatggaccAAAAAAaacgataaagtgaaatatcaattgccTTTTCATGATTACACTCATTGGCAAGAAAACGTATGCCCAATTTCCATTGTTAGGTCCTGTTGGAGATAAATAAAATTGTATTTGTGCTTTTCTACTTGAAGGTACTGTTGAAATTGGCAAAAGTaccacatcggtggatgacaattttgaatgagaatttcaccctataaaaggaggcctaatgtttaggatttaaacacacctctcatttgccttttatcttcttaaggcatttgtatcttctctctttagtattatttcacttgtaattttggagtggaataaaatattgattgtgtccgaggaagtaggcaaaattggccgaacctcgtaaattctggtgttcttttattgttgtcttattgtcttgtttattatttagtggttgtcataatttttggtatagtagttgtgactcattcacactatatacatttggcttccgcaacaattggtatcagagccaaggtactgtctaagtatgctctgtggttgcagcatagtctgatcttccacatcagaaaagatctatcttggtaactgagtcaaggttctatctgagtatgctctgtggttgcagcttagtctgatcttccacaccagaaaggaaataatcttgatttgtgtcgtcagctactaaataatatttgtgtcaaaatgggagacagtaaacaagaagaatctacatcaagtgtcaataatacgtcatcgttggcatcttcgcttatgacaagaattgtgtcaaatgcgaaatttgcggtagaaatttttgacgggtcaggacattttgggatgtggcaaggcgaggttctagatgttctttttcaacaagggctagatcttgccattgaagaaaagaagccagatgttattggagaagaagattggaaaattatcaatcgtgttgcttgcggtaccattcgatcctaccttgctagagagcagaaatatccatacacaaaggaaatttctgcaagtaaattatggaaagcactggaggataaatttttgaagaaaaacagtcaaaataaattgtacatgaagaagagactgtttcgcttcacctatgttcctggtaccacaatgaatgaacatatcaccagtttcaataagttggtcacagatttgcaaaatatggatgcaacttttgatgatggtgacttggccttgatgttattggggtcacttcctaatgagtacgagcaccttgaaactactctactccatggaaatgacgaaatttctctcagagaagtttgttcggctttgtacagctatgaacaaagaaagggagaaaaacagaagggcggagaagaagaagcactaattgtgaggggtcgtcctcaaaatcaaacgaggactaagaagggaagatccaagtcgagatctagacccagcaaagatgaatgtgccttttgtcgagaaaaggggcactggaagaaagactgtccgaagttgaagaataaggccagacataacaatggaaaggccattatggattcaaatgtagctaattgtgatgattcagacttctcattagttacaacagagttatcaacatcatcagacatatggttgatggactcggcttgtagctaccatatgtgtcccaacaaggactggttcgtgaattttcaagaaggagaatatggagtcatccacacagcggataacagccctcttacctcatatggcattggttcaataagattaaggagccatgatggaatgatcagaacattaacagatgttcgatatgtaccgggtttgaagaagaatctcatctctgtgggagccctagaatcaaaagggttcaaaatcattgcagaaaatggagtgatgagaatatgctctggtgcactagtggtaatgaaggccaatcggaagaacaataacatgtactgCTATCGTGGTAgcacagttattgggacagcaacagtgacatccagtgatgacaaagaggcagaagcaaccaggctatggcacatgcgcttgggacatgctggaggaaaatccttgaaagctttatctaatcaaggattgttaaaaggcgtaaagacttgcaacttggagttttgcgagcattgtgtcaaagggaaacagacaagggttaaatttggtatagcgatccataatactaaaggcattttggattatgtacactctgatgtttggggtgcttccaaaacaccttcattgggtgggaagcactattttgtaacctttgttgatgatttttcccgaagagtgtgggtgtatacaatgaagaggaaagatgaagtgttgggaatttttctcaaatggaaaacgatggtggagaatcaaacaggcaggaggatcaagtgtattcgcacagacaatggaggtgaatacaaaaatgatcatttcaataaggtctgtgaaaatgatggcatcgtccgacacttcactgtcagaaatacaccacaacagaatggagtggcagaacgtatgaaccggactttactggagaaggtacggtgtatgttgtccaatgctggcttgggcaaagaattttgggccgaggcaattacatatgcatgccacctcattaatcgtcaccatttgaaaaatggtatggaaaacctgctgtagattatgactctttgcacgtgtttggctcaattgcatactatcatgtgaaagagtcaaaattggatccgagagcaaagaaggctatatttatggggattacttctggagtcaaaggataccgcttatggtgtccagagacaaggaatattatattcagcagagatgttacctttgatgaatctaccataacagataaggtgacagttgaagatgtcaaacaaactggtggtgcatcaaagcaggtggagtttgagggaaaatttatttttcctacacaagaagcagaggaggaaactcatgaagattaccctctggaagaagagccagtagaaagggagattccaactcaagaacctcgacaacaacttgaatcaatagcaaccagcaggccaaaaaggacaataacgaaacctgttcgtcttatagagacggttgcttgtgcaacctcaattgtagctgatggtgttcctaccacttataaagacgcaatccaaagttcagaagaagataagtggaggattgccatgaatgaagaaatgcagtcccttcatcagaatcatacatggaaattggccaatctcccgaagggaaagaaagcaattgggtgcaaatgggtatttgcaaagaaagaaggatttcctaaccaagaagatgttcgctacaaagcaagattggtggccaaaggatatgctcaaaaggaggggattgattacaatgaagtattttctccagttgtaaaacattcctccattagaattatgttggctttggtagcacagttggatttggaactagttcagatggatgtaaaaactgcgtttttacatggaaacttggaggaggaaatctacatgactcagccagaaggattcaaagttgctggaaaagaaaatatagtatgcaaacttgaaaaatcgttgtacggattgaaacaatcttctagacaatggtacaagcgatttgacaagtttatgttgcggcaagggtacaagagaagcaaatacgatcattgtgtgtatttgcgcaaacttaatgatggttcctttgtatatcttctcctatatgttgatgatatgttgataacttccaagaattcggaagaaattgataagttgaagattcaactgaaggaggagttcgagatgaaggatctgggtgaggcaaagaaaattcttggcatggagataataagagatagacgtacaaagaaactctgtttatctcaaaaagaatatttgaagagagtactaaaGCGTTTTGGCATAGACAAGAAGACTAAGCCAATTAGtacgccacttgctccccattttaagctaagtactactatgtcgccaaaggatgaaactgaacaggagtatatgtcaagggtaccatacgcaaatgttgttggtagcttgatgtatgcaatggtttgtacgagacctgacatttcacaagccgttggagttattagcagatatatgcataatccaggaaaggagcattggcaagctgtgaaatggattctacgatatattcatagtactgtagatgttgggttagtttttgagcaggaaggcaatcggtctgtagttggatattgtgactcagattttgcgggtgatctggacaaacgaaggtcaactactggttatgtgtttacttttgcaaaggcaccagttagttggaagtctactttgcagtcaacagttgctttgtctacaacagaggcagagtacatggctattacggaggctgtgaaggaggcaatttggcttcaggggttgctaaaggagcttggtattgaacaaaaaaatattataattttttgtgatagtcaaagtgctattcaattagcgaagagccaagtttatcatgcaaggacgaagcacattgatgttcggtatcatttcgtacgagaaatcatagaagaaggtggagtcacggtgaagaaaattcatactacggagaaccctgctgatatgctgacaaaagtggtgactgcggtcaagtttcaacattgtttggatttgatcaacattgttgaacactaaagattgaagatgaagacacaaccaaaatttgttattgagagaaaattgaag
It encodes the following:
- the LOC107813189 gene encoding zinc finger CCCH domain-containing protein 14-like, yielding MEFGGDRKRGRPHGPMNGNGTFKKSKQELESIPTGIGSKLKPCTKFFSTSGCPFGEGCHFLHYVPGGLKAVTQMLGSNPALPAASRNSIAPSFPDGSSPPAVKTRLCNKFNTAEGCKFGDKCNFAHGEWELGKPMAPLHEESRGMFQTHGRYGSRPETTPAGFGAAASFGSSATAKISVDASLAGPIIGKGGVNSKQISRVTGVKFSIRDHESDPNLRNIELEGTIDQIGQASQMVRELIQSVTAKSAAPMMKNPSSTATSNFKTKICENFAKGLCTFGERCHFAHGAEELRRSGP